TTGATTGCGGGAGCATCTGATCAAGATGCTGAAGCCCTTTATAATTTCGGTAAGCACATTGGAATCGCCTTCCAGATCATGGATGACTATCTGGATGTATATGGAGATATGGAACAGTTTGGTAAGAGACAGGCCGGCGATATTTATGAAAATAAGAAAACGGTACTTTATCTTCTCGCATTGGAGCAGGCTACCGAAGAGGAAAGAGCGGAGCTAAAATATTGGTATTCTAAAAAAATAGATAATGTCGATAAAGTTCACAGCGTCATTAATATTTTCAGACGCACGAAAATCGATGAAAAAGTTCTTAGACTGATTCAAAAACACAATGAAATCGGACAGGATTACCTGAACAAAATCAATTTGCCGGAAGAAAAGAAAAGACCGTTTATCGAGCTTGCCAATTACCTTTTACGCAGAGAATCTTAAATGAAGTTCCGGACAGAAGTAAATATTGCTGATTCTGAAGAGAAAATTGAAATTAATGATAAAATTTTCTCAATCGGTTCATGTTTTTCGTCGGAGATTTCTGCGCTTTTGGCAAACGGGCAGCTGCGGTCTCTCAACAATCCGTTTGGAACCATATTCAATCCTTACAGCATCAATGTTGCGGTTAAAAAACTTCACGATTCTGAATTTTATACAGAGAATGATCTGATAACGTACCATGAGCAGGTAATTTCGCTGGATCACCATACCAGTTTCAATTCCGCTTTCACGCACAAAACTTTGGAGAAAATCAATTCGGGGATTGAGGAAGGGAACCTTTTTCTGCAATCGGCGAAATGGGTCATTGTGACTTACGGAACTGCTTTCATCCACGAATTTTTGCCGAAGAATAAACTCGTGGCCAACTGCCATAAGATTCCGGGGAAATTCTTTGAAAAAAGACTTCTCACCAACAAGGAAATTTCAAATTCCATTCGTGATACCATTCTGAATTTAAAGGACATTTGTCCTCAGGATGTTCAGATTCTGTTCACCCTTTCCCCCGTTCGCCACACCAAAGACGGCATGGTGGAAAACACTTTGAGCAAAGCAAAATTGATTTCGGCGATTCACGAAGTCATTCCAGATTTTGAAAACTGCCAGTATTTGCCGGTTTACGAAATCATGATGGACGATCTGCGGGATTACCGTTTTTATAAAGAAGACATGATCCATCCGAGTTCTCAGGCGGTGAATTATATTTTTGAAAAATTCGGAAATGCCTTTTTTTCTGATGAAACCATGGATTTTATTGAGGAAAATTTTAAAATACACCAGGCTTTACAGCATAAGCCTGCTGATGAAACCAATGCAAAATACCAGGAATTTCTTGAAAACCTGAAAGGCAGAATCGCATTGCAGCAAACGAAAGTGAAACACAAAATATTTACTCAATACTGAGTTTATTATGATCGACACCCACACCCACTTATATTCCGAGGAATTCGACGGCGACCGTTCGGAAATGATTCAGCGCGCTTTAGACAAAGGAATTTCTAAATTTTTCCTTCCCGCGATCGATTCCGGATATCACGAAAATATGCTCACTTTGGAAAGTGATTATCCTGGCAAAATCTTCGCAATGATGGGTCTTCACCCAACGTATGTAAAGCCGGAAACCTGGGAAAATGAACTGCAAATTGTCGAAAATTACCTGAAGCAGCGGAAATTTTGCGCAGTTGGCGAGATCGGGATTGATTTATATTGGGATAAAACCACTTTGGACATTCAGACTAAAGCCTTTGAGCAGCAAATAGATTGGGCGATGGCTTACGACCTGCCAATCGTCATTCACACGCGCGAAAGTTTTGATGAGGTTTTCGAAGTTTTGGAAAGAAAAAAACACCCGAAACTGCGCGGTATTTTCCACTGTTTTTCAGGGAGTTTAGATCATGCAAAACACGCCATTGATTTGAATTTTCTTTTGGGAATCGGTGGAGTAGTGACCTTTAAAAACGGAAAAATCGACCAGTTTCTGCACGAAATTCCGTTAGAAAAAATCGTTTTGGAAACCGATTCGCCTTACCTCGCACCGGTTCCGCACCGTGGAAAACGCAACGAAAGTGCTTATCTCGATTTGGTTGTCGGAAAACTCGTGGATATTTATAAAAAAGATTTTGCGGAAATCGACCGCATCACCACCGAAAATGCCGAGAAAATCTTTCAGCAACATTAAATTGCCACAAATGCACAAATGATCCGTGAATTCGTGGCAATGAATTATTTCTTCCTGAAAAATCCTTTATTTTTCGGCTTTTTGAAACTGATGGTTTCTTTGGTTTGCGGTTTCGGTTTCGGCGTGAAAGGCTTATTGTTGCTGTCTCTTTTCTGCACCACCAAATCGTCGGTATGAAATGGATGGTCCTTTACCACCGGGATTTTTTTACCAATCAGTTTTTCGGTATTTTTTAAATTGATTAAATCCAGGCCGTCCACAAAAGAGATGGAACTGCCCTCATTACCGGCTCTGCCGGTTCTTCCGATGCGGTGAACGTAGGTTTCTGAAACGTCGGAAAGTTCAAAATTAATCACGTGTTTCAACTCGTCTATGTCGATGCCGCGTGCTGCAATATCCGTCGCGACCAAAATTCTCGTTTTGCCGGATTTAAAATTGGTTAAAGCGTTCTGCCTTTGGTTTTGGGATTTATTTCCATGGATGGCCTCGGCGGAAATCTTTTCTTTCTGCAGTTTGCGCGCAATTTTGTCTGCACCGTGTTTGGTTCTCGCAAAAACCAGCACAGATTCATCGATGTGGTTTTTCAAAATATGCGTGAGCAAATCCAGTTTATTTTCTTTTTCAACGAAATAAACGGACTGCTGGATGGTGTCCGCAGTAGAGGAAACCGGCGTCACCGAAACTTTCACCGGGTTCGTGAGCATCGAATTGGCAAGTTCCTGAATTTCTTTTGGAAATGTGGCGGAGAAAAATAAAGTCTGTCTTTTTTGCGGCAAAAGTTTCACCACTCGTTTCACATCGTGCACAAAACCCATGTCGAGCATCCGGTCGGCTTCATCGAGTACAAAAATTTCAAGATTTTTTAGTGAAATGATGCCTTGTGAAATAAAATCCAGCAGCCTTCCCGGCGTCGCCACCAAGATATCGACGCCCCTCTTCAGTGCATTTTCCTGGGCGCCCTGT
The sequence above is a segment of the Chryseobacterium taklimakanense genome. Coding sequences within it:
- a CDS encoding GSCFA domain-containing protein → MKFRTEVNIADSEEKIEINDKIFSIGSCFSSEISALLANGQLRSLNNPFGTIFNPYSINVAVKKLHDSEFYTENDLITYHEQVISLDHHTSFNSAFTHKTLEKINSGIEEGNLFLQSAKWVIVTYGTAFIHEFLPKNKLVANCHKIPGKFFEKRLLTNKEISNSIRDTILNLKDICPQDVQILFTLSPVRHTKDGMVENTLSKAKLISAIHEVIPDFENCQYLPVYEIMMDDLRDYRFYKEDMIHPSSQAVNYIFEKFGNAFFSDETMDFIEENFKIHQALQHKPADETNAKYQEFLENLKGRIALQQTKVKHKIFTQY
- a CDS encoding TatD family hydrolase; the protein is MIDTHTHLYSEEFDGDRSEMIQRALDKGISKFFLPAIDSGYHENMLTLESDYPGKIFAMMGLHPTYVKPETWENELQIVENYLKQRKFCAVGEIGIDLYWDKTTLDIQTKAFEQQIDWAMAYDLPIVIHTRESFDEVFEVLERKKHPKLRGIFHCFSGSLDHAKHAIDLNFLLGIGGVVTFKNGKIDQFLHEIPLEKIVLETDSPYLAPVPHRGKRNESAYLDLVVGKLVDIYKKDFAEIDRITTENAEKIFQQH
- a CDS encoding DEAD/DEAH box helicase; this translates as MLFTELKLIKPILDALQKEGYERPTPIQEQSVPSILEGKDLLGTAQTGTGKTAAFAIPILQNLHQKNIRNNQIKALILTPTRELAIQIEESFKAYGANLPLRTLAIFGGVKQGAQENALKRGVDILVATPGRLLDFISQGIISLKNLEIFVLDEADRMLDMGFVHDVKRVVKLLPQKRQTLFFSATFPKEIQELANSMLTNPVKVSVTPVSSTADTIQQSVYFVEKENKLDLLTHILKNHIDESVLVFARTKHGADKIARKLQKEKISAEAIHGNKSQNQRQNALTNFKSGKTRILVATDIAARGIDIDELKHVINFELSDVSETYVHRIGRTGRAGNEGSSISFVDGLDLINLKNTEKLIGKKIPVVKDHPFHTDDLVVQKRDSNNKPFTPKPKPQTKETISFKKPKNKGFFRKK